In Tenacibaculum pacificus, a single window of DNA contains:
- the frr gene encoding ribosome recycling factor, with product MNEEIDFILDSAKEAMNNAVAHLEKELRTIRAGKASPAMLANVQVDYYGSATPLGQIANVSTPDARTITIQPWEKNMLHEVEKAITYANLGFNPMNNGDVIIINVPALTEERRKELAKQCKAEAEHAKVGIRNARKDANNDIKKTDVSDDVKKISEESVQKLTDSFSKVIEEKVAVKEKEIMTV from the coding sequence ATGAACGAAGAAATTGATTTTATTTTAGATTCTGCCAAAGAGGCAATGAATAATGCAGTTGCACATTTAGAAAAAGAATTACGTACTATTAGAGCTGGAAAAGCATCTCCTGCAATGTTAGCAAATGTACAAGTTGATTACTATGGTTCAGCAACTCCTTTAGGTCAAATAGCAAACGTAAGTACTCCTGATGCAAGAACAATTACCATTCAACCTTGGGAAAAAAATATGCTTCATGAAGTTGAAAAAGCAATTACTTACGCTAATTTAGGATTCAACCCAATGAACAATGGTGATGTTATTATTATTAACGTTCCTGCTTTAACTGAAGAGCGTCGTAAAGAATTAGCTAAACAATGTAAAGCAGAAGCTGAACACGCTAAAGTAGGTATTCGTAATGCACGTAAAGATGCAAATAACGATATTAAAAAAACCGATGTTTCTGATGATGTTAAAAAAATATCAGAAGAAAGTGTTCAAAAATTAACCGATAGTTTCAGTAAAGTTATTGAAGAAAAAGTAGCCGTAAAAGAAAAAGAAATAATGACTGTTTAA
- the pyrH gene encoding UMP kinase: MQYKRILLKLSGESLMGDLQYGIDPKRLKEYAQEIKQVIAKNIEIAIVIGGGNIFRGVAGASQGMDRVQGDHMGMLATCINGLALQSALEAEGIHTRLQTAIEIKEIAEPYIKRRANRHLEKGRVVIFGGGTGNPYFTTDTAAVLRAIEVNADAILKGTRVDGIYNVDPEKDKNAIKYESISFKDVIRKGLKVMDMTAFTLSEENKLPIIVFDMNKKGNLLKLVSGDQIGTIVDNQ, encoded by the coding sequence ATGCAATATAAAAGAATCCTTTTAAAATTAAGCGGTGAATCATTAATGGGCGACCTTCAATATGGTATTGATCCTAAAAGACTTAAAGAATACGCCCAAGAAATTAAACAAGTAATAGCTAAAAACATTGAAATTGCCATTGTTATTGGTGGTGGAAATATTTTTAGAGGTGTTGCTGGAGCTAGCCAAGGAATGGATAGAGTTCAGGGTGACCACATGGGAATGTTAGCAACCTGTATTAATGGTTTAGCTTTGCAAAGTGCTTTAGAGGCTGAAGGAATTCATACTCGTTTACAAACTGCTATCGAAATTAAAGAAATTGCAGAACCTTATATTAAACGTCGTGCAAATCGTCATTTAGAAAAAGGACGTGTAGTTATTTTTGGAGGAGGTACTGGAAATCCGTATTTTACTACTGATACTGCAGCAGTTTTAAGAGCTATTGAAGTAAATGCAGATGCCATTTTAAAAGGAACTAGAGTTGATGGTATTTATAATGTAGATCCTGAAAAGGATAAAAATGCTATCAAATACGAAAGTATCAGCTTTAAAGATGTTATCAGAAAAGGATTAAAAGTAATGGACATGACTGCCTTTACTTTAAGTGAAGAAAATAAACTTCCTATTATTGTTTTTGATATGAATAAAAAAGGAAACTTACTTAAATTAGTTTCTGGAGATCAAATAGGAACAATAGTTGACAACCAATAA
- the tsf gene encoding translation elongation factor Ts, producing MSVKISAADVKKLRESTGAGMMDCKNALVEAEGNFDKAVDVLRKKGQKIAAKRADRESTEGVAITKISDDNTYGVAIVLACETDFVSKNDSFKDLAAEFVAIAFGTKSKEEFLAADFGGVTVAEKLIEQTGVIGEKIDITSFERLEAPYVGSYTHIGKIAAMVGLSAPADNAAVLAKDLAMQAASMGAVSLSYKGFDAAYVESETEARIAAIVKDNEELVRLGKTLKNVPQYVSRLQLTDAALASAEEIAKEQLKSEGKPEKIWDKILPGKMERFISDNTTLDQEQCLLDQKFIKDEKKTVAEYVSSFGDVEVKNFVRVTLG from the coding sequence ATGTCAGTAAAAATTAGCGCTGCAGACGTAAAAAAATTAAGAGAAAGTACCGGAGCTGGTATGATGGATTGTAAAAATGCATTAGTAGAAGCAGAAGGTAACTTTGATAAAGCTGTTGACGTTTTACGTAAAAAAGGACAAAAAATCGCTGCTAAAAGAGCCGATAGAGAGTCTACTGAAGGTGTAGCAATTACTAAAATTAGTGATGACAACACTTACGGTGTTGCTATTGTATTAGCATGTGAAACAGATTTCGTATCTAAAAATGATTCTTTTAAAGATTTAGCTGCTGAATTTGTTGCTATTGCTTTTGGTACTAAAAGTAAAGAAGAATTTTTAGCTGCTGATTTTGGTGGAGTAACTGTTGCTGAAAAATTAATTGAACAAACAGGTGTTATCGGTGAAAAAATCGATATTACTTCTTTTGAAAGATTAGAAGCACCATACGTAGGTTCTTATACTCACATTGGTAAAATTGCTGCTATGGTTGGTTTATCTGCTCCTGCAGATAATGCTGCTGTTTTAGCAAAAGATTTAGCAATGCAAGCTGCTTCTATGGGAGCTGTTTCTTTATCTTACAAAGGTTTTGATGCTGCTTATGTAGAGTCTGAAACTGAAGCAAGAATTGCTGCTATCGTAAAAGATAATGAAGAATTAGTTCGTTTAGGTAAAACTTTAAAGAACGTTCCTCAGTATGTTTCTAGATTACAATTAACTGATGCTGCTTTAGCTAGTGCTGAAGAAATTGCAAAAGAGCAATTAAAATCAGAAGGTAAACCAGAAAAAATTTGGGATAAAATTTTACCAGGAAAAATGGAAAGATTTATTTCAGATAACACAACTTTAGATCAAGAACAATGTTTATTAGATCAAAAGTTTATTAAAGACGAAAAGAAAACTGTTGCAGAATATGTTTCTTCTTTTGGTGACGTAGAAGTTAAAAACTTCGTAAGAGTTACTTTAGGATAA
- the rpsB gene encoding 30S ribosomal protein S2, with product MANIQELLESGVHFGHLTRKWNPNMAPYIYTERNGVHIIDLYKTSAKIDEAALALQKIASSGRKILFVATKKQAKDIVAERATNINMPFITERWPGGMLTNFVTIRKAVKKMATIDRMKQDGSFDALSKREKLQINRQRAKLEKNLGSISDMTRLPAAVFVIDVKKEHIAIAEATKLNIPIFALVDTNSDPRPVDYVIPANDDASKSIDKVLSYITDAITEGLSERKADKEKVAAPVKEEAKVTTEAPATEETK from the coding sequence ATGGCAAATATTCAAGAATTATTAGAAAGCGGAGTGCACTTCGGTCACTTAACTAGAAAATGGAACCCAAACATGGCTCCATACATTTATACAGAACGTAACGGTGTTCACATCATCGATTTGTATAAAACATCTGCTAAAATTGATGAAGCTGCATTAGCTTTACAAAAAATAGCTAGCTCTGGTCGTAAAATATTATTCGTTGCAACTAAAAAGCAAGCGAAAGATATTGTAGCTGAAAGAGCAACAAACATTAACATGCCGTTCATTACTGAGCGTTGGCCAGGTGGTATGTTAACAAACTTCGTAACTATCCGTAAAGCTGTTAAAAAAATGGCTACTATTGATAGAATGAAGCAAGATGGTTCTTTTGATGCTTTATCAAAAAGAGAAAAGTTACAAATTAACCGTCAGAGAGCTAAATTAGAAAAGAATTTAGGTTCTATTTCTGATATGACTCGTTTACCTGCTGCTGTATTTGTAATTGATGTTAAAAAAGAACACATTGCAATTGCTGAAGCTACAAAATTAAACATTCCAATTTTTGCATTAGTTGATACTAACTCTGATCCTAGACCAGTAGATTACGTAATTCCTGCAAATGACGATGCTTCAAAGTCTATTGACAAAGTATTATCTTATATTACTGACGCAATTACTGAAGGTTTATCAGAAAGAAAAGCTGATAAAGAAAAAGTAGCTGCTCCTGTAAAAGAAGAAGCTAAAGTTACTACTGAAGCTCCTGCTACAGAAGAAACTAAATAA
- the rpsI gene encoding 30S ribosomal protein S9 yields the protein METVHKIGRRKTAVARIYLSEGKGNITVNKKDFKNYFTTGTLQYKIQQPLMLTENLESYDIKVNVYGGGITGQAEAIRLAITRALVAINEEHKAVLKPEGLLTRDPRMVERKKFGQKKARKKFQFSKR from the coding sequence ATGGAAACTGTACACAAAATAGGTAGAAGAAAAACAGCAGTTGCTCGTATTTATCTTTCAGAAGGTAAAGGAAACATTACTGTTAACAAGAAGGACTTTAAGAACTACTTTACAACAGGAACTTTACAATATAAAATTCAACAACCTTTAATGTTAACTGAGAACTTAGAGTCTTATGACATTAAAGTTAATGTTTACGGAGGTGGTATTACAGGTCAAGCAGAAGCAATTCGTTTAGCAATTACTAGAGCATTAGTAGCAATTAACGAAGAGCACAAAGCAGTATTAAAACCAGAAGGTTTATTAACTCGTGACCCTAGAATGGTTGAACGTAAGAAATTCGGTCAGAAAAAAGCACGTAAGAAATTCCAGTTCTCTAAACGTTAA
- the rplM gene encoding 50S ribosomal protein L13, protein MNTLSYKTVSANKNTVNKEWVLVDADGQTLGRLASQIAMLIRGKYKPNYTPHVDCGDNVVVINAEKIVLTGKKWTDKSYIRHTGYPGGQRSLTATEMFEKDPTRLIEKAVKGMLPKNKLGSALYKNLYAYAGTEHQQTAQNPKAINLKDLK, encoded by the coding sequence ATGAACACATTAAGTTACAAAACAGTATCAGCGAACAAAAACACTGTTAATAAAGAGTGGGTTTTAGTTGATGCGGACGGGCAAACGTTGGGTCGTCTAGCTTCTCAAATAGCAATGCTAATTAGAGGTAAGTACAAACCAAATTATACTCCTCACGTAGATTGTGGAGATAACGTGGTTGTTATCAACGCAGAAAAAATTGTTTTAACTGGTAAAAAGTGGACTGATAAATCTTATATCCGTCACACAGGTTATCCAGGTGGACAAAGATCATTAACTGCTACAGAAATGTTCGAAAAAGATCCTACAAGATTAATCGAAAAAGCAGTAAAAGGAATGTTACCTAAAAATAAATTAGGAAGCGCTTTATACAAAAACTTGTATGCTTATGCAGGTACTGAGCACCAACAAACAGCTCAAAACCCAAAAGCTATTAACCTTAAAGATCTTAAATAA
- a CDS encoding OmpA/MotB family protein, with the protein MEKTKNELSAVKANLTKCLIQKESCEERVSTLKSSVGDLKQDKQNSLKQVENLTVLSKGANDNIKETLTQLSKKDKYINRIRAANSKKDSLNLAVAFHLKKQLQQGIDDEDIVINVEKTVVFISISDKLLFKSGSYTISEEASKVLGKVATVINAQPEMDVMIEGHTDDTPVTKGSSIKDNWGLSVLRSTAIVRDLQNKYNVAPNRLIAAGRGSYVPLVANDTPENKAKNRRTKIIILPRLNQFFELLEQKAE; encoded by the coding sequence ATTGAAAAAACGAAAAATGAATTATCTGCTGTAAAAGCAAATCTTACTAAATGTTTAATTCAAAAAGAAAGTTGTGAAGAAAGAGTTTCTACATTAAAATCTTCAGTAGGAGATTTAAAACAAGACAAGCAAAACTCATTAAAACAAGTAGAAAATTTAACCGTTTTAAGTAAAGGAGCAAATGATAATATCAAAGAAACTTTAACACAATTAAGTAAAAAAGATAAATATATCAACAGAATTAGAGCTGCTAATTCTAAAAAAGATTCTTTAAATTTAGCCGTTGCTTTTCACTTAAAGAAACAATTACAACAAGGTATTGATGATGAAGATATCGTTATTAATGTAGAAAAAACAGTTGTTTTTATCTCAATTTCTGATAAATTATTATTTAAAAGTGGAAGTTATACTATTTCAGAAGAAGCTTCTAAAGTTTTAGGAAAAGTAGCTACGGTTATAAATGCTCAGCCAGAAATGGATGTTATGATAGAAGGTCATACAGATGATACACCTGTTACAAAAGGATCTAGCATCAAAGATAACTGGGGATTAAGTGTTTTACGTTCAACAGCTATTGTACGTGATCTTCAAAATAAATATAACGTAGCTCCTAATCGATTAATCGCAGCAGGTAGAGGTAGTTATGTGCCTTTAGTAGCTAATGACACTCCTGAAAACAAAGCAAAAAACAGAAGAACAAAAATTATTATTCTTCCTCGTTTAAATCAATTTTTTGAATTATTAGAGCAAAAAGCTGAATAA